Within the Thermoanaerobaculia bacterium genome, the region AAGGACGTGGCCGGATATTCGTCGATCCAGCTCGGGTCGGATCGCCAGCAGCTGATCGGCGTGCAGATCGGGAAGGTCGAGAAACGGAACCTGTCGAAGACGGTGCGGGCCGTCGGCCGGATCGCCGTCGACGAAACGACCCTCACGCACATCCACGCGAAGTTCGAGGGCTACATCGAGCGCCTGTTCGTCGACTACACCGGCAAGCCCGTCCGGAAAGGGCAGCCTCTGGCTTCCATCTACAGCCCCGATCTCCTCGCGACCGAACAGGAATACCTGCTGGCCTACCGCGCGTGGCGGCAGTTCTCCCAGTCGGGGAACCCGGATCTCGCGAAGAACGGAAAGGACCTGTACGACTCGGCGCGCCAGCGCCTGCTCCTCTGGGACATCCGGCCGGCGGACATCGAACACCTGGAAAAGACCGGGGTCCCGACGAAGGCCCTGACGCTCTATTCCCCGATCGACGGAACCGTCATGGCCAAGAACGCCGTCGAGGGAAACCGGGTCATGCCGGGGGACAGCCTTTTCGAGATCGCGGGTCTGCAGCGCGTGTGGGCGCTCGCCGACGTCTACGAGTACGAGCTGCCCCTCGTCCGCGTCGGACAAACGGCGGTCGTCACGCTCTCTTATCTGCCTGGCCGCCAATGGCGCGGCCGGATCTCCTTCGTCTCGCCCGTCGTCGACGAGAAGACGCGAACGGTCACCGTCCGCATCGACCTCGACAACCGCGACATGACGTTGAAGCCCGACATGTTCACGGACGTCCGCATCGAGCAGGCGGGGACCGAAGTCCTCGCGGTCCCCGTCGACGCGGTGCTCTCGACGGGGAGCCGCGCGATCGTCTTCGTCCCGCGGGACGGCGGCCGCTTCGAGCCGAGGGAGGTCGAGCTCGGCGCCCGGATGGACGGCTATTACCAGGTCCTTTCGGGGCTGGCGGCCGGCGATCCGGTCGTCACCCAGGCGAACTTCCTGATCGACTCCGAATCGCGGCTGAAGGCCGCGCTTTCCGGGATGTCGGCCCCGAAACCCGCCCCGGCCGAGCGTCCGCGGTGAGGCCGTCATGATCGAGAGAGTCATCGCGTACAGCGCGCGCAACCGCTTCGTCGTGCTCGTCCTCGTGGCGGCGCTGATCTTCGCGGGCGTGTGGAGCATCCGGCACATCACCATGGATGCGCTGCCCGATCTCTCCGACACGCAGGTGATCGTCTATTCGCGCTGGGACCGGAGCCCCGACATCATCGAAGACCAGGTCACGTATCCGATCGTGACGGCCCTCCTCGGAGCGGCGAACATCAAGGCCATTCGCGGCTACTCCGACTTCGGCTATTCGTACGTCTACGTCATCTTCGACGAGGGGACGGATCTGTACTGGGCCCGCAGCCGCGTGCTCGAATATCTCTCCAAGATCCAGCAGCGTCTTCCCGAAGGCGTCCGGACCGAGCTCGGCCCGGACGCCACCGGCGTCGGATGGGTCTTCCAGTACGCGCTCGTCGACAAGACCGGGAAGCATTCGCTCGCGGATCTCCGGACGTTGCAGGACTGGACGATCCGCTACGAGCTGCAGTCCGTTCCCGGCGTCGCCGAGGTCGCGAGCCTCGGAGGGTTCGTCCGCCAGTACCAGGTCACGGTCGATCCCAACCGGCTCGCCGCGTACGGCATTCCTCTCATGAAGATCGGCGACGCGATCCGCGATTCGAACAACGAAGTCGGCGGCCGGCTCATCGAATGGAGCGGCGCGGAGTACATGGTCCGCGCGCGCGGCTACGTCAAGAGCATCTCCGACCTCGAGGAGATCGTCGTCAAGACCGACGACAAGGGGACTCCCGTGCGTCTCCGGGACGTCGCGACGATCCAGCTGGGTCCGGAGATACGCCGAGGGATCGCCGAGCTGGACGGCGAGGGAGAAGTCGCCTCCGGCGTCGTGGTGATGCGCCACGGAGAGAACGCCCTGAACGTGATCCGCCGCGTCAAGGAACGCCTCAAGGCGCTCGAGCCGACGCTCCCGCCGGGAGTGAAGATCGTCACGACCTACGACCGATCGGAACTGATCGAGCGCTCGATCCACACCCTGAAGCACGAGCTGGTCCTCGAGATGGCGATCGTGTCGCTCATCATCCTGATCTTCCTCTGGCACATTCCGTCGGCCGTGATTCCGATCGTGACGATCCCCGCGGCCGTCGTCCTTTCCTTCATCCCGATGAAGATCTTCGGGATCGGCACGAACATCATGTCGCTCGGAGGCATCGCCGTCGCGATCGGCGCGCTGGTGGACGCGGCCGTCGTCGTCGTCGAGAACGCCCACAAGAAGCTCGAGGTCTGGCAGTCGGGAGGCGGGAAGGGGGACTACCGGGAGGTCCTCATCCACGCGATCCAGGAGGTCGGCCGGCCGAGCTTCTTCTCGCTTCTCGTGATCGCCGTCGCGTTCCTCCCCGTCTTCGCGCTCGAGGCCCAGGAAGGGCGCCTCTTCCGGCCGCTCGCTTTCACGAAGAACTTCGCCATGGCGATCGCGGCGCTGCTCGCCATCACGCTCGACCCCGCCATCCGGCTCCTCTTCACGCGACTCGAGAACTACGACTTCCGGCCGCGCTGGCTCTGCCGCGTCACGAACGCGGTCCTCGTCGGAAAGATGCATCCCGAAGAGAAGCATCCGATCTCGCGCATCCTCTTCCGCCTCTACGACCCGCCCGCGAAGTTCGTCCTTCGCCATCCGCGATCCGTGATCGCGGCCGCCCTCGGGATCGTGCTGCTCACGATTCCGGCGTTCCGGAAGCTCGGGTCGGAGTTCATGCCCCCCTTGAACGAGGGGTCGATCCTCTACATGCCGACGACCCTGCCGGGCATCTCGGTGACGGAATCGGCGCGCCTCCTCCAGAGGCAGGACCAGATCCTGAAGCAGACGCCGGAAGTGGAGCGGGTCTTCGGCAAGGCCGGCCGCGCGGAGACGTCGACCGACCCCGCCCCCTTCTCGATGATGGAGACCGTCGTCCTGCTCAAGCCGGACTCTCAATGGCGGCACAAGGACCGCTGGTATTCCTCGTGGATGCCGGGATTCCTCCAGCCGGTCTTCCGGCCGCTCTGGCCGGATCATCTCTCCTGGGACGACCTCGTCAACGACATCAACACGCGGATGCAGTTCCCCGGGCAGACGAACGCCTGGACGATGCCGATCAAGAACCGGATCGACATGCTGACGACCGGGATCCGGACTCCCGTCGGCATCAAGATCTTCGGGAAGGACCTGAAAGAGATCGAGCGCATCGGGCGGCAGCTCGAAGGCATCGTCCAGACGATCCCCGGAACGCGAAGCGTCTACGGCGAGCGTGTCGCCGGAGGTTACTTCGTGGACTTCGACCTGAACCGCGCCGAGATCGGCCGCTACGGGCTGACGATCCGCGAGGTCCAGGACGTCGTGATGTCCGCCATCGGAGGCGAGAATGTGACCACGACGGTCGAGGGGCGGGAGCGCTACCCGGTCAACGTCCGCTACCCCCGGGAGCTCCGCGACGAGCCGGACAAGCTCGGCCGGACGCTCGTCATGACGCCCGGAGGCGCCCAGGTTCCGCTCTCGCAGCTCGCGACGATCCGTCTCGTCGAAGGCCCCTCCATGATCCGCGACGAGGACGGCCGCCTCTCCGGATACGTCTACGTCGACGTCGACACGGGGAAGCGCGACATCGGGGGGTACATCGCGGACGCGAAGAGCGCCGTCGCTTCGAACCTCAGGCTCCCGACGGGCTACACGCTGACCTGGAGCGGCCAGTACGAAGCGATGATGCGCGTCCAGGAGAAGATGAAGGTGGTCCTTCCGATCACGCTCTTCGTGATCTTCGCGCTCCTCTACATGAACACGAAGTCCCTCCCGAAGACGTTCCTCGTCCTCCTGGCCGTCCCGTTCTCGGCCGTCGGCGCCGTGTGGCTCCTCTATGCGCTCGGCTACCACATGTCGATCGGGGTCTGGGTCGGGCTGATCGCCCTCCTGGGACTCGATGCCGAGACCGGCGTCTTCATGCTGCTCTATCTCGATCTCGCCTACGACGAGATGAAGGCGCGCGGCGCGATGAAGACCCGGGAAGATCTCCGGGAGGCGATCCTCCACGGCGCGGTCAAGCGGGTCCGCCCCAAGGTCATGACCGTGGCCTGCGCGTTCTTCGGTCTCGTTCCGATCATGTGGTCGACCGGCGCCGGCGCGGACGTCATGAAGCGGATCGCCGCCCCGATGATCGGCGGGCTCTTCACGTCGTTCCTGATGGAGCTCCTCGTCTATCCGGCGATCTACGAGATGTGGAGGTGGCGGTCGGAGGTGCGGAAATTTTCGCCGAAGCCGGCGGCGGAAATCGCCCCGGCCCACTCGTAGACGCGCGAATGCCCTTCGGTGAAGGGTTCAGAGCCCGCGGGATCGGGCGGGCTTCTGGCCGAAGGGACTGGTGAGTATGCCTCATGAGGGGAATCCGGCGACCGGCCATGATGCGACCCGGAGGGAAGGAACCATGCGTTTCGTTCGATTCTTGCTCGCTCTCGTCCTGTTCGCGTCCCTGGCGTCCGCCTCGCCCGTCGACATGATGTCCACGGACGTCGTCGTGCCCGGAGCGGGTCGCATCGCGGGAGCCACGGGCTCCTTCTGGGTCACCGATCTCTGGGTGCGATCGCCCGGAGGCGGCACCGTGACCCTCGAATTCCACGCGATGGACAGCGGCTCGGCCCAGCCCGCGGCGACCGCGGTGATCCCGATGGCGACGTCCGTGGTGTTCCTCCCGGATGTCCTGCGCAACACCTTCGGGATCGACGCGGGGCTCGGCAACATCCGCCTCCTCTCGACGAGCCCGGCGAGCGCCACGATCCGCATCTACGACCTGGCGGGCGGAGGAGCGACCTACGGAATGTCCTTCATGGGAATGCCGTCGTCGATGGCCATGGGATCGTTTTCGGGAATGGCGGACGGCGACCGCAACCCGTACCGATACATGATCTCCGGGCTCCTCCCGCAGCCGACGGCTCGCGTCAACGTGATGGTCGTCGACACCAGCTCGTCACCGATCGCGGGAACGGTCGAAGTCCTCGATGCCGACGACTCGGATCCGGCATCCGGCA harbors:
- a CDS encoding efflux RND transporter periplasmic adaptor subunit encodes the protein MKIKAILPWMLAGVFGFTIVLLLVRGRSRTARTRGEPTATRAVAPEAPAKRKVLYWTDPMTPGYRSDKPGKSPFMDMELVPVYEDGASAGAASKDVAGYSSIQLGSDRQQLIGVQIGKVEKRNLSKTVRAVGRIAVDETTLTHIHAKFEGYIERLFVDYTGKPVRKGQPLASIYSPDLLATEQEYLLAYRAWRQFSQSGNPDLAKNGKDLYDSARQRLLLWDIRPADIEHLEKTGVPTKALTLYSPIDGTVMAKNAVEGNRVMPGDSLFEIAGLQRVWALADVYEYELPLVRVGQTAVVTLSYLPGRQWRGRISFVSPVVDEKTRTVTVRIDLDNRDMTLKPDMFTDVRIEQAGTEVLAVPVDAVLSTGSRAIVFVPRDGGRFEPREVELGARMDGYYQVLSGLAAGDPVVTQANFLIDSESRLKAALSGMSAPKPAPAERPR
- a CDS encoding CusA/CzcA family heavy metal efflux RND transporter, whose product is MIERVIAYSARNRFVVLVLVAALIFAGVWSIRHITMDALPDLSDTQVIVYSRWDRSPDIIEDQVTYPIVTALLGAANIKAIRGYSDFGYSYVYVIFDEGTDLYWARSRVLEYLSKIQQRLPEGVRTELGPDATGVGWVFQYALVDKTGKHSLADLRTLQDWTIRYELQSVPGVAEVASLGGFVRQYQVTVDPNRLAAYGIPLMKIGDAIRDSNNEVGGRLIEWSGAEYMVRARGYVKSISDLEEIVVKTDDKGTPVRLRDVATIQLGPEIRRGIAELDGEGEVASGVVVMRHGENALNVIRRVKERLKALEPTLPPGVKIVTTYDRSELIERSIHTLKHELVLEMAIVSLIILIFLWHIPSAVIPIVTIPAAVVLSFIPMKIFGIGTNIMSLGGIAVAIGALVDAAVVVVENAHKKLEVWQSGGGKGDYREVLIHAIQEVGRPSFFSLLVIAVAFLPVFALEAQEGRLFRPLAFTKNFAMAIAALLAITLDPAIRLLFTRLENYDFRPRWLCRVTNAVLVGKMHPEEKHPISRILFRLYDPPAKFVLRHPRSVIAAALGIVLLTIPAFRKLGSEFMPPLNEGSILYMPTTLPGISVTESARLLQRQDQILKQTPEVERVFGKAGRAETSTDPAPFSMMETVVLLKPDSQWRHKDRWYSSWMPGFLQPVFRPLWPDHLSWDDLVNDINTRMQFPGQTNAWTMPIKNRIDMLTTGIRTPVGIKIFGKDLKEIERIGRQLEGIVQTIPGTRSVYGERVAGGYFVDFDLNRAEIGRYGLTIREVQDVVMSAIGGENVTTTVEGRERYPVNVRYPRELRDEPDKLGRTLVMTPGGAQVPLSQLATIRLVEGPSMIRDEDGRLSGYVYVDVDTGKRDIGGYIADAKSAVASNLRLPTGYTLTWSGQYEAMMRVQEKMKVVLPITLFVIFALLYMNTKSLPKTFLVLLAVPFSAVGAVWLLYALGYHMSIGVWVGLIALLGLDAETGVFMLLYLDLAYDEMKARGAMKTREDLREAILHGAVKRVRPKVMTVACAFFGLVPIMWSTGAGADVMKRIAAPMIGGLFTSFLMELLVYPAIYEMWRWRSEVRKFSPKPAAEIAPAHS